The nucleotide sequence CCAATTGCTTACTGCATTGCGCAGCTATTTTCCTTTCTATAACCACAGTAGAATGCACTCATCTTTAAATTATGTGTCACCCGCGAAGTATGAAATTCAATTCGCTTAATCAGGTGTCAATTTTATTGGGGGAAGATTCCGCGCCAAATGCGGCGCGCCCCTCAACTCTGCGTTAGGCGTATCCGGCATCGCCTTCAAATGCCGCAACAAAAGAGGTCAACGGATGTATAAAAACAAAGCCATTCTTGCATCAAAATTTTGTCAAATAGCCTGGGTTGTAAAAGATATTGCAGCTGCGGAAAAATTTTTCATTGAGACCATGGGTATTGAGAAGTTTCTTCGCATGGAGAACCTTAGCGCGAAAGATACGGAAGGAACTTATCTGGGTAAGCCGGCTGACTGGGTGTTTAATTTGTACATAGCTTATGCAGGCGAGGTGCAGATTGAATTGATTCAGCCCGTCTCAGGTGCCAGCATGTTCGATCAATCATTGACAATGCATGATGCCGCTGTACAGCATATTGCTTATTGGCTTGATGATTCTGAATACGATGCGGCCGCCCAACACTTGGAGGCATCGGGCTATCCACTAATTCAGAGTTTCAAATTGCCCGTCTTGCGTGTTGGTTATTTCGATACTCGTTCGGCGATTGGGGTCGTTACTGAGCTTGTCGGTTCCAGTGAGGAAGGGCATGAATTCCGACGAAATCTTAAGGCTGGAAACTTTTGAGCGCGCGTTAGGCCGCACAGATCAATCACTCATTTTATCCACTGGGGGTAATAACACCATGAAGGCTCAACCGTTTGTTGTGACACCAAAAGACTACGATCCCGCGTTGAATGTGCTCGGTGTCAAGATAACCGTGCTGGCATCAAACTCAGCGACACAAGCCTATGAGATCACCCTGCAGCAGGGCGACGAGGGAATGGGTCCGCCGCCGCATAGCCACAATTGGGACGAGTCTTTCTATATCCTCAAGGGCAAAGTTGAGTTCACCTGCGCAGGCAAGACCGTAATGTGCATCCCCGGTACGCTCGTGCACGTGCCCGCTAACACAGTGCATGGCTTTCGCTTCGGTGTCGGCGGCGGCGAGATGCTCGAACTCACCGGCCAAGGCGGATTTGCCACGCAGATGTTCACCGCCATCAGCAAGGAAATCCCCCCAGGCCCTCCCGACCTTCCCAAGGTGTTGGAGGTGCTCAAGCAAAACGGAGTGACCGTCGCAGCTTGAGGCCACACCGTCACAACTCGGTTTGAGACCTTCGGGCGTTCAAACCAGCCTAACCCGGCAGTCAAGCGGGACTGCGCAAAAGCGCGCAGCCCCTTACTTTTACGTTGGGCGGCGTGGCAACGCCTTCTTTGTCACAACAGAAAAAAAGGGGAAGCAATATGAACGAGCAACTGAGTCCAGAAAAAATCTTGCAAACAGGGATGTCGTTTTGGGCTTCAAAGACACTCTTGAGTGCTGTCGAAATGGGCGTTTTCACGGAATTGGCGCACGGCCCGGAGTCCTTCGACTCCCTTAGCGGACGCCTTGGTCTGCACTCTCGCTCGGCACGCGACTTTCTTGACACTCTCGTGGCACTCGGATTTCTGACGCGGAATGCTGATGTTTACGCAAACACACCTGAGACCGCCCTCTTCCTTGATCGAAAAAAACCATCATACGTGGGCGGCATTCTCGAGATGGCCAATTTTCGCCTCTATCCATTCTGGGGGCACCTCACCGAGGGACTTCGTACCGGAATGCCGCAAAACGAACTAAAGTTTGGTG is from Gammaproteobacteria bacterium and encodes:
- a CDS encoding VOC family protein, producing the protein MYKNKAILASKFCQIAWVVKDIAAAEKFFIETMGIEKFLRMENLSAKDTEGTYLGKPADWVFNLYIAYAGEVQIELIQPVSGASMFDQSLTMHDAAVQHIAYWLDDSEYDAAAQHLEASGYPLIQSFKLPVLRVGYFDTRSAIGVVTELVGSSEEGHEFRRNLKAGNF
- a CDS encoding cupin domain-containing protein, whose translation is MKAQPFVVTPKDYDPALNVLGVKITVLASNSATQAYEITLQQGDEGMGPPPHSHNWDESFYILKGKVEFTCAGKTVMCIPGTLVHVPANTVHGFRFGVGGGEMLELTGQGGFATQMFTAISKEIPPGPPDLPKVLEVLKQNGVTVAA